The following is a genomic window from Candidatus Acidiferrales bacterium.
ACGCATCACTGGGCTGGCGTCACCCTGTCGTTAAAAAACATGTTTGGGATTGTCCCAGGAAGTTGCTACGGATGGCCGAAAAACATACTTCATTGGGCTGGCATTCCCCAAGCGCTGTTGGACCTCAACAGCACAGTGCGGCCGGACTTTGCCATTGTGGATGGGATCGTCGGAATGGAGGGAAACGGGCCCATTCAAGGAACACCGAAGAGCTGCGGACTTTTGGTGGTGGGAGATGACCCGGTGGCGGTGGATAGTACCTGTGCGCGGATTATGGACTTGCTCCCAGAACGGATTGACTACCTGGCAAGGGCTGCCTTCCTTCTGGGGCATCTGAAAGAAGAACGGATCCACCAGCTCGGCGAAAGCATCGCCAGTGTGCGAACCCCGTTTGAGATACTCGACTCCTTTCGTCGCTTGCGAAGTGGCGGCAATGGTCGGTAGTGGAAC
Proteins encoded in this region:
- a CDS encoding DUF362 domain-containing protein, coding for MSALLFETMREFDLPVRGKTVLLKPNFVGLDPRGVMNTHPAVVGAARESFLRLGARSVIVADGPALERDTEAIVESMRLRDYIGSLPPTFIDLNVDDVHRVPLRTRASALKELYLPGAVLQADFVVSMPKLKTHHWAGVTLSLKNMFGIVPGSCYGWPKNILHWAGIPQALLDLNSTVRPDFAIVDGIVGMEGNGPIQGTPKSCGLLVVGDDPVAVDSTCARIMDLLPERIDYLARAAFLLGHLKEERIHQLGESIASVRTPFEILDSFRRLRSGGNGR